A part of Thermus oshimai DSM 12092 genomic DNA contains:
- a CDS encoding shikimate kinase encodes MRRIEVPRPATFVSLTGFMGVGKSRVGRELARALMLHFIDLDRFIERRTGLSIPDIFRYLGEEAFRRLEKEAVAELSEKDHLVLSLGGGTFVDPENRARLLARGPVVALWASPRTILERVARKPGERPLLQGEDPLGRIEALLQARAPIYQEAHIHVTTEGRRVEEVVEEIVEALWRYAKARGA; translated from the coding sequence ATGCGGCGCATAGAGGTGCCCCGCCCCGCCACCTTCGTGAGCCTCACGGGGTTCATGGGGGTGGGGAAAAGCCGCGTGGGGCGGGAGCTGGCCCGGGCCCTCATGCTCCACTTCATAGACCTGGACCGCTTCATTGAACGGCGCACCGGCCTCTCCATCCCCGACATCTTCCGCTACCTGGGGGAGGAGGCCTTCCGCCGCCTGGAGAAGGAGGCGGTGGCGGAGCTTTCGGAGAAGGACCACCTGGTGCTCTCCTTAGGGGGAGGCACCTTCGTGGACCCGGAAAACCGGGCCCGCCTCCTCGCCCGGGGGCCGGTGGTGGCCCTTTGGGCAAGCCCCAGGACCATCCTGGAGCGGGTGGCCCGCAAGCCCGGGGAAAGGCCCCTCCTCCAGGGGGAAGACCCCTTGGGGCGGATCGAGGCCCTCCTCCAGGCCCGAGCCCCCATCTACCAGGAGGCCCACATCCACGTGACCACGGAGGGGCGGCGGGTGGAGGAGGTGGTGGAGGAGATCGTGGAGGCCCTTTGGCGGTATGCAAAGGCTCGAGGTGCGTGA
- a CDS encoding menaquinone biosynthesis decarboxylase encodes MFRNLGAYLEALERRGELRRVRVPVTSELEITEIADRLVKRGGPALLFEKVVGKDFPLAIGLFGTRARTAFALGVEDLDELARKVETLLALNPGKGGLSALLGLLPKLPLLKGFFPKRVARAPVQEVVLRGEAVDLFRLPVLKCWPLDGGPFITLPLVITRDPETGELNLGMYRMQVLDQRSTAMHWQLHKVGRRHLEKAKRLGQKLPVAVALGGDPVLTYAATAPLPPLPGVSEFHLAGFLRGAPMELARGVMVDLPVPAEAEFVLEGYIDPEEPLVEEGPFGDHTGFYTPVDLYPRFHVTAITHRKGAVYPATIVGVPPMEDAYLIEATERLFLPALRLVLPEVADYHLPPEGVAHNWVNVALRKEYPGQAYKVAYGLLGLGQMMFAKVLVVVDEGVPLKPGFETLLRALRHALPGRDTLFLRGPMDVLDHSARAFAYGGKLVIDGTRKLPEEGEEVPFTPKAHSHLPEDPEALAQRQWPGVWGVTLRKEAPGQAFRLAERLLRTPESAGIRLLLLADHDTALSPEELLWAVLNNIDPERDARVMDGVEGPVLVLDGTKKLPEEGFTRVWPERIRMDERIKALVDARWAEYGI; translated from the coding sequence GTGTTTAGGAACCTCGGGGCCTACCTGGAGGCGCTGGAGCGGCGGGGGGAGCTTAGGCGGGTGAGGGTCCCCGTCACGAGCGAGCTGGAGATCACCGAGATCGCAGACCGCCTGGTGAAGCGGGGCGGCCCCGCCCTACTCTTTGAAAAGGTGGTGGGGAAGGACTTCCCCCTGGCCATCGGCCTTTTCGGCACCCGGGCACGCACGGCCTTTGCCCTGGGGGTGGAGGACCTGGACGAGCTCGCCCGCAAGGTGGAAACCCTCCTGGCCCTAAACCCAGGGAAGGGAGGGCTTTCCGCCCTCCTGGGCCTCCTCCCCAAGCTGCCCCTCCTCAAGGGGTTCTTCCCGAAGAGGGTGGCCCGGGCCCCGGTGCAGGAGGTGGTCCTAAGGGGCGAGGCGGTGGACCTCTTCCGCCTTCCCGTCCTCAAGTGCTGGCCCCTGGACGGGGGGCCCTTCATCACCCTGCCCCTCGTCATCACCCGGGACCCGGAGACGGGGGAGCTCAACCTCGGCATGTACCGCATGCAGGTGCTGGATCAAAGGTCCACCGCCATGCACTGGCAGCTCCACAAGGTGGGCCGCCGCCACCTGGAAAAGGCCAAGCGGCTTGGGCAAAAGCTTCCGGTGGCCGTGGCCCTGGGGGGGGACCCCGTCCTCACCTACGCGGCCACCGCCCCCCTGCCCCCCCTCCCCGGCGTGAGCGAGTTCCACCTGGCGGGCTTCCTCCGGGGGGCCCCCATGGAGCTCGCCCGGGGGGTCATGGTGGACCTCCCGGTGCCCGCGGAGGCGGAGTTCGTCCTCGAGGGCTACATTGACCCGGAAGAGCCCCTGGTGGAGGAGGGCCCCTTCGGGGACCACACCGGCTTCTACACCCCGGTGGACCTCTACCCCCGCTTCCACGTGACGGCCATCACCCACCGAAAGGGTGCGGTCTACCCCGCCACCATCGTGGGCGTGCCCCCCATGGAGGACGCCTACCTGATTGAGGCCACCGAAAGGCTCTTCCTCCCCGCCCTCCGCCTGGTCCTGCCCGAGGTGGCGGACTACCACCTGCCCCCGGAGGGGGTGGCCCACAACTGGGTGAACGTGGCCCTGAGGAAGGAGTACCCGGGGCAGGCCTACAAGGTGGCCTACGGCCTTTTGGGCCTCGGGCAGATGATGTTCGCCAAGGTCCTGGTGGTGGTGGACGAGGGCGTGCCCCTAAAGCCCGGTTTTGAGACCCTCCTCCGCGCCCTACGGCACGCCCTCCCCGGGCGGGACACCCTTTTCCTTAGGGGGCCTATGGATGTCCTGGACCACAGCGCCCGGGCCTTCGCCTATGGGGGAAAGCTGGTCATAGACGGCACGCGCAAGCTCCCCGAGGAGGGGGAGGAGGTGCCCTTCACCCCGAAGGCGCATTCCCACCTTCCCGAGGACCCGGAGGCCCTGGCCCAGCGCCAGTGGCCGGGGGTCTGGGGCGTGACCCTAAGGAAGGAGGCCCCGGGCCAGGCCTTCCGCCTGGCGGAGAGGCTCCTTAGGACCCCGGAAAGCGCGGGGATCCGCCTCCTCCTCCTGGCGGACCACGACACCGCCCTGAGCCCGGAGGAGCTCCTCTGGGCGGTGCTCAACAACATAGACCCCGAGCGGGACGCGCGGGTGATGGACGGGGTGGAGGGGCCGGTTCTGGTCCTGGACGGAACCAAGAAGCTCCCCGAGGAGGGCTTCACCCGGGTCTGGCCGGAAAGGATCCGCATGGACGAGCGGATAAAGGCCCTGGTGGACGCCCGCTGGGCGGAGTACGGGATTTAA
- the rsmF gene encoding 16S rRNA (cytosine(1407)-C(5))-methyltransferase RsmF, which yields MWPKAFLARMAELLGEEYPAFWKALTGPRTYGLRTNTLKLSPEDLKALAPWPLRPIPWCPEGFYYPEEARPGPHPFFYAGLYYIQEPSAQAVGVLLDPKPGERVLDLAAAPGGKTTHLLARMEGKGLLLANEVDGKRVRGLLENVERWGASPLVTQVPPKALLERFAGYFHRVLLDAPCSGEGMFRKDEEARRRWGPSAPRRMAELQAGLLSLSVRLLAPGGVLVYSTCTFAPEENEGVVARVLKAHPELHLEEARFHPLFAPGVPEWGDGNPELAKTARLWPHRLEGEGHFLARFRKGEGPAGTPPKERLGPLPKELERPFRAFLEALGLELEGPFLPREGHLYLPPEELPLLAGLRVPAPGLYLGKVQKGRFLPAKALALAFGASLPWPHLPLFSLAPEDPRALRLALGEGVGWEGKDEPLGLIVLETERGRFPLDFGKAKGGVLRPTGLGL from the coding sequence GTGTGGCCCAAGGCCTTTCTCGCCCGCATGGCCGAGCTTTTGGGGGAGGAGTACCCCGCCTTTTGGAAGGCCCTCACCGGCCCCCGGACCTATGGCCTGCGCACCAACACCCTGAAGCTCTCCCCGGAGGACCTAAAGGCCCTCGCCCCCTGGCCCTTAAGGCCCATCCCCTGGTGCCCCGAGGGGTTTTACTACCCGGAGGAGGCCCGGCCCGGCCCCCACCCCTTCTTCTACGCCGGGCTCTACTACATCCAGGAGCCCAGCGCCCAGGCCGTGGGGGTGCTCCTGGACCCCAAGCCTGGGGAAAGGGTCTTGGACCTGGCCGCGGCCCCCGGGGGGAAGACCACCCACCTCCTCGCCCGCATGGAGGGGAAGGGCCTCCTCCTCGCCAACGAGGTGGACGGGAAGCGGGTGCGGGGGCTTTTGGAGAACGTGGAGCGCTGGGGGGCTTCTCCCCTCGTGACCCAGGTGCCCCCGAAGGCCCTTCTGGAGCGCTTTGCCGGGTACTTCCACCGGGTGCTCCTGGACGCCCCCTGCTCGGGGGAGGGGATGTTCCGCAAGGACGAGGAGGCGAGGCGGCGCTGGGGCCCCTCCGCCCCCAGGCGCATGGCGGAGCTCCAGGCGGGGCTCCTTTCCCTTTCCGTCCGCCTCCTCGCCCCCGGGGGGGTTCTGGTCTACTCCACCTGCACCTTCGCCCCGGAGGAGAACGAGGGGGTGGTGGCCCGGGTGCTGAAGGCCCACCCCGAGCTCCACCTGGAGGAGGCCCGCTTCCACCCCCTCTTCGCCCCCGGGGTGCCGGAGTGGGGGGATGGGAACCCAGAGCTTGCCAAGACCGCCCGGCTCTGGCCCCACCGCCTCGAGGGCGAGGGGCACTTCCTGGCCCGTTTCCGGAAAGGGGAGGGCCCCGCGGGCACCCCCCCAAAGGAGCGCCTCGGCCCCCTCCCCAAGGAGCTGGAGCGCCCTTTTAGGGCCTTTTTGGAGGCCCTGGGCCTGGAGCTAGAAGGCCCCTTCCTTCCCCGGGAGGGGCACCTCTACCTCCCCCCGGAGGAGCTCCCCCTCCTTGCGGGCCTCCGGGTGCCCGCCCCGGGGCTTTACCTGGGCAAGGTCCAAAAGGGGCGCTTCCTCCCGGCCAAGGCTCTGGCCCTAGCCTTCGGGGCGAGCCTTCCCTGGCCTCATCTGCCCCTCTTCTCCCTCGCCCCGGAAGACCCCCGGGCCCTGAGGCTCGCCCTGGGGGAGGGGGTGGGGTGGGAGGGGAAGGACGAGCCTTTGGGCCTCATCGTCCTGGAAACGGAAAGAGGGCGCTTCCCCCTGGACTTCGGCAAGGCCAAAGGGGGGGTGCTCCGCCCCACCGGCCTTGGGCTATAG
- a CDS encoding 1-acyl-sn-glycerol-3-phosphate acyltransferase, whose protein sequence is MRFLARLLLRLLGWRLVEHLPPGKRYVLIGAPHTSNWDFLFALLGLWALGIRGRWLGKKELFRSPPLGFLLRALGGISVDRSRRTGLVEEVAELLKKEDLVILITPEGTRAQAPYWRSGFYHMARAAGVPIAFGYLDAKRKELGVGGYLQPSGNLLQDFAQIRAFYQDKVGLKPHKQGPIRLREEAEMG, encoded by the coding sequence ATGCGGTTTTTGGCCAGGCTTCTCCTTCGCCTCCTGGGGTGGCGGCTGGTGGAACACCTACCCCCGGGGAAGCGCTACGTCCTCATCGGCGCGCCCCACACCTCCAACTGGGACTTCCTCTTCGCCCTTCTCGGCCTTTGGGCCTTGGGGATCCGGGGGCGGTGGCTGGGGAAGAAGGAGCTTTTCCGCTCCCCTCCCTTGGGCTTCCTCTTAAGGGCCTTGGGGGGGATCTCCGTGGACCGGAGCCGGAGGACGGGGCTGGTGGAGGAGGTGGCCGAGCTTTTGAAGAAGGAAGATCTGGTCATCCTCATCACCCCCGAGGGCACCCGCGCCCAGGCCCCCTACTGGCGGAGCGGCTTCTACCACATGGCGAGGGCGGCGGGGGTCCCCATCGCCTTCGGTTACCTGGACGCGAAGCGCAAGGAGCTCGGGGTGGGGGGGTACCTCCAGCCCAGCGGGAACCTCCTCCAGGACTTCGCCCAGATCCGGGCCTTCTACCAGGACAAGGTGGGCCTAAAACCCCACAAGCAAGGCCCCATCCGCCTGAGGGAGGAAGCGGAGATGGGGTAA
- a CDS encoding 4'-phosphopantetheinyl transferase superfamily protein — MILALGADLVEIARVRALLERHGERALRRLFHEEERLYALRHQDPAPSLAARLAAKEAFQKCWPESLSWKAVWVGMEGRKPTLRFAPELEAALREKGLKALLTLSHERTHALAVVLLVREASG, encoded by the coding sequence ATGATCCTCGCCCTGGGGGCCGACCTGGTGGAGATCGCCCGCGTGCGGGCCCTCCTGGAACGGCATGGGGAGCGGGCCCTAAGGCGGCTTTTCCACGAGGAGGAACGCCTTTACGCCCTAAGGCACCAAGACCCCGCCCCCAGCCTCGCCGCCCGCCTGGCGGCCAAGGAGGCCTTTCAGAAGTGCTGGCCGGAAAGCCTCTCCTGGAAGGCGGTCTGGGTGGGGATGGAGGGGCGGAAGCCCACCCTCCGCTTCGCTCCCGAGCTGGAAGCGGCCCTGCGGGAAAAGGGCCTGAAGGCCCTCCTCACCCTAAGCCACGAACGGACCCACGCCCTGGCGGTGGTCCTCCTGGTCAGAGAAGCCTCAGGATGA
- the der gene encoding ribosome biogenesis GTPase Der, whose translation MYRVVIVGRPNVGKSSLFNRLVGRKSAVVADTPGVTRDLKEEVVETDTGRFLLVDTGGLWSGDRWEKKIQEKVDRALEEADLVLFAVDGRADLTPADHEVAEYLRRKGKPVLLVATKVDHPTHEHYLGPLYALGFGDPIPTSSEHARGLEDLIEAIWQRLPVRQEESEPEVAAIRLAIVGRPNAGKSSLLNAILGEERVIVSEEPGTTRDTIDVPVDIGGQRFILLDTAGIRKRPETFVEELAIRRSLRAIGEADVVLLVVDPFQVGDRELKLANEALEKGKPVVLVITKWDLVPKEEAQRMRRLLKEKLAHLDHLPRVYTSALTRQNLERIFQEAVRLHELNHTRIPTSELNRWVGVWTSRVQMPNFKGKPLKILYATQPEVAPPTFVFFVNHPEFVTRAFENYLKNRIGEDLGLKEVPFRLVFRGRREEGSER comes from the coding sequence ATGTACAGGGTTGTCATCGTAGGCCGGCCCAACGTGGGCAAATCCAGCCTTTTTAACCGCCTCGTGGGGAGGAAAAGCGCGGTGGTGGCCGACACCCCCGGGGTGACCCGGGACCTCAAGGAGGAGGTGGTGGAGACGGACACCGGCCGCTTCCTCCTGGTGGACACCGGGGGGCTTTGGTCCGGGGACCGGTGGGAGAAGAAGATCCAGGAGAAGGTGGACCGGGCCCTGGAGGAGGCGGACCTGGTCCTCTTCGCCGTGGACGGCCGCGCGGACCTCACCCCGGCGGACCACGAGGTGGCCGAGTACCTGCGCCGGAAGGGCAAGCCCGTGCTCCTGGTGGCCACCAAGGTGGACCACCCCACCCACGAGCACTACCTGGGCCCCCTCTACGCCCTGGGCTTCGGGGACCCCATCCCCACCTCCAGCGAGCACGCGCGGGGCCTCGAGGACCTCATTGAGGCCATCTGGCAGCGGCTTCCCGTGCGCCAGGAGGAGTCCGAGCCCGAGGTGGCCGCCATCCGCCTGGCCATCGTGGGGCGGCCCAACGCCGGGAAAAGTAGCCTCTTAAACGCCATCCTGGGGGAGGAGCGGGTCATCGTCTCCGAGGAGCCCGGCACCACCCGGGACACCATTGACGTCCCCGTGGACATCGGGGGCCAGCGCTTTATCCTGCTGGACACCGCGGGCATCCGCAAGCGCCCCGAGACCTTTGTGGAGGAGCTGGCCATACGGCGGAGCCTCAGGGCCATAGGGGAAGCGGACGTGGTCCTCCTGGTGGTGGACCCCTTCCAGGTGGGGGACCGGGAACTGAAGCTCGCCAACGAGGCCTTGGAGAAGGGAAAGCCGGTGGTGCTGGTCATCACCAAGTGGGACCTGGTGCCCAAGGAGGAGGCCCAAAGGATGCGCCGCCTCCTAAAGGAGAAGCTCGCCCACCTGGACCATCTGCCCCGGGTCTACACCTCCGCCCTCACCCGGCAGAACCTGGAGAGGATCTTCCAGGAGGCGGTGCGCCTCCACGAGCTCAACCACACCCGCATCCCCACCTCGGAGCTCAACCGCTGGGTGGGCGTCTGGACCAGCCGGGTGCAGATGCCCAACTTCAAGGGCAAGCCCCTGAAGATCCTCTACGCCACCCAGCCCGAGGTGGCCCCCCCCACCTTCGTCTTCTTCGTGAACCATCCGGAGTTCGTAACCCGGGCCTTTGAAAACTACCTGAAAAACCGCATCGGGGAGGACCTAGGCCTAAAGGAGGTTCCCTTCCGCCTGGTCTTCCGCGGGAGGCGGGAGGAAGGGAGCGAACGCTGA
- a CDS encoding DUF4870 domain-containing protein, which translates to MNPKPFEETERTWAVVAHLAPLVGYFLLIGQILLPLAILLWGPKSAFVQAHAKESLNGQVSYTLYGLALLLLALTVVGLVVAVPLGLFLLFLMLWNMVQGALAAGRGEVYRYALILRLL; encoded by the coding sequence ATGAACCCCAAGCCCTTTGAGGAAACGGAGCGCACCTGGGCGGTGGTGGCCCACCTGGCCCCTTTGGTGGGGTACTTTCTCCTCATCGGCCAGATCCTCCTTCCCCTGGCCATCCTCCTTTGGGGGCCTAAAAGCGCTTTCGTGCAGGCCCACGCCAAGGAGTCCCTAAACGGCCAGGTGAGCTACACCCTCTACGGCCTCGCCCTTTTGCTCCTGGCCCTCACGGTGGTGGGCCTGGTGGTGGCGGTGCCCCTGGGCCTTTTCCTCCTTTTCCTCATGCTCTGGAACATGGTCCAGGGGGCTTTGGCCGCGGGTCGGGGGGAGGTTTACCGCTACGCCCTCATCCTGAGGCTTCTCTGA
- the aroC gene encoding chorismate synthase: MRFLTAGESHGPELLAIIEGLPAGLPLTEEDINPWLEKRQGGYGRGRRMVIEKDQVEFRAGVRAGRTTGAPVALAIRNADFRNWVEIMDPAPGNEPRKKALTAARPGHADLAGGMKYGHKDLRDVLERASARETAMRVAVGAVALKLLRLLGVEGVGYVVGMAGVWSGVPFRWDLLPRIEESPVRMTDPAAEEEVIRRVDQAKAEGDTLGGIIEARFRGLVPGLGSHVHWDRKLDGRLAQMALSIPAVKGVEIGPAFENAMKRGSEVHDPIYWDPERGFYRKTNRAGGLEGGMTTGEELILRAALKPIATLMKPLPTVDVVTHEPKDAARERSDTTAVPAASVILCALTAIVLAQAYLEKFGGDTMEEVQERVERYRKRVKAY; this comes from the coding sequence ATGAGGTTCCTCACCGCCGGCGAATCCCACGGGCCCGAACTCCTCGCCATCATCGAGGGCCTCCCCGCGGGGCTCCCCCTCACGGAGGAGGACATCAACCCCTGGCTGGAAAAGCGGCAGGGGGGGTACGGCCGGGGCAGGCGGATGGTCATCGAGAAGGACCAGGTGGAGTTCCGCGCTGGGGTCAGGGCCGGGCGCACCACCGGGGCCCCGGTGGCCCTGGCCATCCGAAACGCCGACTTCCGCAACTGGGTGGAGATCATGGACCCCGCCCCGGGGAACGAACCCCGGAAGAAGGCCCTCACCGCCGCCCGGCCCGGCCACGCGGACCTGGCGGGGGGGATGAAGTACGGGCACAAGGACCTGCGGGACGTTCTGGAACGGGCCAGCGCCCGGGAGACGGCCATGCGGGTGGCCGTGGGGGCGGTGGCCCTGAAGCTCCTCCGCCTCCTCGGGGTGGAGGGGGTGGGGTACGTGGTGGGGATGGCGGGGGTGTGGAGCGGGGTGCCCTTCCGCTGGGACCTCCTTCCCCGGATAGAGGAAAGCCCAGTGCGCATGACGGACCCCGCCGCCGAGGAGGAGGTCATCCGCCGGGTGGACCAGGCCAAGGCCGAGGGGGACACCCTGGGGGGGATCATCGAGGCCCGGTTCCGGGGCCTGGTGCCGGGCCTGGGGAGCCACGTGCACTGGGACCGGAAGCTGGACGGCCGTCTCGCCCAGATGGCCCTCTCCATCCCCGCGGTGAAGGGGGTGGAGATCGGCCCCGCCTTTGAGAACGCCATGAAGCGGGGCTCGGAGGTGCACGACCCCATCTACTGGGACCCCGAGCGGGGGTTTTACCGCAAGACCAACCGGGCGGGGGGCCTCGAGGGCGGGATGACCACGGGGGAGGAGCTCATCCTGCGGGCCGCCCTCAAGCCCATCGCCACCCTGATGAAGCCCCTCCCCACGGTGGACGTGGTGACCCACGAGCCCAAGGACGCGGCCCGGGAGCGCTCCGACACCACCGCCGTCCCCGCGGCCAGCGTCATCCTCTGCGCCCTCACAGCCATCGTCCTGGCCCAGGCCTACCTAGAGAAGTTCGGTGGGGACACCATGGAGGAGGTCCAGGAACGGGTGGAGCGGTACCGGAAAAGGGTGAAGGCCTACTGA
- a CDS encoding 3-dehydroquinate synthase, which translates to MQRLEVREPRPYPILIGEGVLQEARRPEGPLALLYDTKVAPLAESLAEAWGVEHRLGLEGGEGAKTLGTYGRVLSWLAGKGLPRNATLLVMGGGTLTDLGGFVAATYLRGLSYLSFPTTTLAVVDASVGGKTGINLPEGKNLVGAFHFPIGVYAELRALKTLPPFTFKEGLVEAFKHGLIAGDEALMQVEDLTPESPRLEAYLARAVAVKVAVTEEDPLEKGKRRLLNLGHTLGHALEAHSRHALPHGAAVAYGLLFAALLGRALGGEDLVGRVEGLLHWLSPPPPPTPPWEDLLPYLLRDKKKVSESLLWVVPLAPGHLVVRPLPEGLLKEAYALWRARL; encoded by the coding sequence ATGCAAAGGCTCGAGGTGCGTGAACCCAGGCCCTACCCCATCCTCATCGGGGAGGGGGTTTTGCAGGAGGCGAGGAGGCCGGAAGGCCCCCTGGCCCTCCTCTACGACACCAAGGTGGCCCCCCTGGCCGAGAGCCTGGCGGAGGCCTGGGGGGTGGAGCACCGCCTGGGCCTGGAAGGGGGGGAGGGGGCCAAGACCCTAGGGACCTACGGGCGCGTGCTCTCTTGGCTGGCGGGGAAGGGCCTTCCCCGGAACGCCACCCTGCTGGTGATGGGGGGCGGGACCTTGACGGACCTCGGGGGGTTCGTGGCCGCCACCTACCTGCGGGGCCTTTCCTACCTCTCCTTCCCCACCACCACCCTGGCGGTGGTGGACGCGAGCGTGGGGGGGAAGACGGGGATCAACCTCCCCGAGGGGAAGAACCTGGTGGGGGCCTTCCACTTCCCTATAGGGGTGTACGCGGAGCTTAGGGCCCTCAAGACCCTCCCCCCCTTCACCTTCAAGGAGGGGCTGGTGGAGGCCTTCAAGCACGGCCTCATCGCGGGGGACGAGGCCCTTATGCAGGTGGAGGACCTCACGCCGGAAAGCCCCCGCCTCGAGGCCTACCTGGCCCGGGCGGTGGCGGTGAAGGTGGCCGTGACGGAGGAAGACCCGCTGGAAAAAGGCAAGCGGAGGCTCTTAAACCTCGGCCACACCCTGGGCCACGCCCTGGAGGCCCATAGCCGCCACGCCCTCCCCCACGGGGCGGCGGTGGCCTACGGCCTCCTCTTCGCCGCCCTTTTGGGCCGGGCCCTGGGGGGGGAGGACCTGGTGGGGCGGGTGGAGGGGCTCCTCCATTGGCTCTCCCCCCCNCCCCCGCCCACCCCCCCCTGGGAGGACCTCCTCCCCTACCTCCTCCGGGACAAGAAGAAGGTCTCGGAAAGCCTCCTCTGGGTGGTCCCCCTGGCCCCAGGCCACCTGGTGGTCCGCCCCCTACCCGAGGGGCTCCTGAAGGAGGCCTACGCCCTCTGGCGGGCCCGGCTATAG